The following proteins are co-located in the Carassius gibelio isolate Cgi1373 ecotype wild population from Czech Republic chromosome A21, carGib1.2-hapl.c, whole genome shotgun sequence genome:
- the pfdn1 gene encoding prefoldin subunit 1, giving the protein MAAPIDLELKKAFAELQAKMVDTQQKVKLADLQIEQLSRMKKHSNLTHAEIKLLPDSTRMYEGAGRMFILQSKDEIANQLLEKQKTADEKIKELEVS; this is encoded by the exons ATGGCGGCTCCCATAGACCTCGAGTTGAAGAAG GCCTTTGCAGAGTTGCAGGCTAAAATGGTTGACACCCAGCAGAAGGTGAAGCTGGCAGACCTGCAGATCGAACAGCTGAGCCGCATGAAGAAGCACTCCAACCTCACGCACGCAGAGATCAAACTGCTCCCTGACAGCACCCGCATGTACGAGGGAGCAGGACGCAT GTTCATTTTACAGTCAAAAGATGAGATCGCCAATCAGCTTTTGGAAAAGCAGAAGACGGCAGATGAGAAGATCAAGGAGCTTGAGGTAAGTTAG